A genomic window from Populus alba chromosome 19, ASM523922v2, whole genome shotgun sequence includes:
- the LOC118036747 gene encoding vesicle-associated protein 4-2, with protein sequence MPFWQTSTGTGNGNATSSSTTTTTSSSSTSSSSMSSNNSNGNNGCQQNQSNQLGETRSSLYYSTNAMSFVTKSLLPTRRRLRLDPPNKLFFPYEPGKQVRSAIGIKNTSKSHVAFKFQTTAPKSCYMRPPGAILAPGESLIATVFKFVEPPENNERLFDQKSRVKFKIMSLKVKGEMEYVPEMFDEQKDQVAVEQILRVVFLDPECPSPALEKLKRQLAEAEAELEARKKPPEDAGPRVVGEGLVIDEWKERRERYLARQQVEVDSV encoded by the exons ATGCCTTTTTGGCAAACAAGCACTGGCACTGGCAATGGCAATGCCACTTCTTcttcaaccaccaccaccacctcttcttcttcaacatCTTCAAGTTCCATGAGCAGTAATAACAGTAATGGCAACAATGGTTGTCAGCAGAACCAAAGTAACCAGCTTGGAGAGACAAGATCAAGTCTTTATTATTCAACAAATGCAATGTCTTTTGTTACCAAGTCTTTGTTGCCTACTAGAAGAAGACTCAGGCTTGATCCTCCTAACAAGCTCTTCTTCCCTT ATGAACCAGGAAAACAGGTTAGGAGTGCCATTGGCATAAAAAACACTAGCAAGTCTCATGTAGCTTTCAAG TTCCAAACAACTGCACCAAAGAGCTGTTACATGCGTCCTCCCGGGGCTATACTTGCACCTGGTGAAAGTCTTATTGCAACTG TATTCAAGTTTGTGGAGCCTCCAGAGAACAATGAGAGACTATTTGATCAGAAGAGCAGGGTAAAGTTCAAGATCATGagcttgaaagtgaaaggagaaaTGGAATATGTTCCTGAGATG TTTGATGAGCAGAAGGATCAAGTAGCAGTTGAGCAAATTTTACGAGTTGTTTTTCTTGATCCAGAATGCCCTAGCCCT GCACTGGAAAAGCTTAAAAGACAACTGGCTGAGGCTGAAGCTGAGCTCGAAGCACGCAAGAAGCCTCCAGAAGATGCAGGCCCCCGAGTTGTTGGCGAAGGACTTGTTATAGATGAGTGG AAAGAGCGGAGGGAAAGATACCTGGCACGCCAGCAGGTTGAAGTTGATTCTGTGTGA
- the LOC118036734 gene encoding uncharacterized protein produces the protein MSSASKAWLVAAAVGGVEALKDQGFCRWNYTLRSLNQHAKNHVRSASQAKKLSSSSSAMISNKIKEVKAKQSEESLRKVMYLSCWGPY, from the coding sequence ATGAGTTCAGCAAGCAAAGCTTGGTTGGTTGCAGCAGCTGTTGGAGGTGTCGAGGCCTTGAAAGACCAAGGGTTCTGTAGGTGGAACTACACCTTGAGATCCCTGAACCAACATGCGAAGAACCATGTCAGATCAGCCTCTCAGGCCAAGAagctttcttcttcatcttctgcgaTGATCTCGAATAAAATCAAGGAAGTGAAAGCAAAACAGTCTGAGGAATCTCTAAGAAAAGTCATGTATTTGAGCTGTTGGGGTCCTTACTAA
- the LOC118036741 gene encoding uncharacterized protein has product MSSTSKAWMVAFGIAAVEAMKDQGFCRWNYTIRSLHHHAKNKVWSMSKAKKLSSPTSNVVSSKVRENQKAKQSEESLRTVMYLSCWGPY; this is encoded by the coding sequence atgagttcaACAAGCAAAGCTTGGATGGTAGCCTTTGGTATTGCAGCTGTGGAGGCAATGAAAGATCAAGGGTTTTGCAGATGGAACTACACAATAAGATCATTACACCATCATGCCAAGAACAAAGTTTGGTCAATGTCTAAGGCCAAGAAGCTGTCTTCTCCGACTTCTAACGTGGTTTCAAGTAAAGTAAGAGAAAATCAGAAGGCAAAGCAATCAGAGGAGTCACTAAGGACAGTCATGTACTTAAGTTGTTGGGGTCCCTACTGA
- the LOC118036737 gene encoding uncharacterized protein: MSSASKAWLVAAAIGGVEALKDQGFCRWNYTLRSLHQHAKNHVGLISQANKKLPYSSSAIISSKFKEEKAKQSEESLRKVMYLSCWVQN; this comes from the coding sequence ATGAGTTCAGCAAGCAAAGCTTGGTTGGTAGCTGCTGCTATTGGAGGTGTTGAGGCGTTGAAAGACCAAGGCTTCTGTAGGTGGAACTACACACTGAGATCGCTACACCAACATGCCAAGAACCATGTCGGGTTAATTTCTCAGGCTAATAAGAAGCTCCCTTACTCATCTTCTGCCATTATTTCAAGTAAATTCAAGGAAGAGAAGGCGAAACAGTCAGAGGAGTCTCTAAGAAAAGTCATGTATTTGAGTTGCTGGGTCCAAAACTGA
- the LOC118036732 gene encoding uncharacterized protein, translating into MSSASRAWAVAASMAAVEALKDQGFCRWNYTIRSLHQHAKNQVKSISQTKKLSSPASTVISRKVRENQKAKQSEESLRKVMYLSCWGPY; encoded by the coding sequence ATGAGTTCGGCAAGCAGAGCTTGGGCTGTAGCCGCTAGTATGGCAGCTGTGGAGGCCTTGAAAGATCAAGGGTTCTGTAGATGGAACTACACAATAAGATCACTACACCAACATGCCAAGAACCAAGTGAAGTCAATCTCTCAGACCAAGAAGCTCTCTTCTCCAGCTTCTACTGTGATTTCTCGTAAAGTAAGAGAAAATCAGAAAGCAAAGCAATCAGAGGAGTCACTGAGGAAAGTCATGTACTTAAGTTGTTGGGGTCCTTACTAG
- the LOC118036727 gene encoding uncharacterized protein, protein MSSLLQYPDEVDAPEVQIWNNAAFDNGESEDSLNLKSSWWTQSLESNASKENLSPVCEKSSPVFVNSSNPTKPLQSNTNLVNSLGGSSLKIGVSKMVAKNEEIKNRDEKKIDMEIEEIEREIKRLSSRLEALRLEKVERNTSKTIEKRGRIVAAKFMDQKQSVKIEEPLIPSSKSKINRRGVSLGPSEILSGSKSRLFCGKQEMNTPVSIQNRRKSCFWKLEEIDELKATKERGKSLSVSPRSRKNVSKIQFPKQAVTTVGSRRSVKKEDGIIASIQPKNLFKDGEKSVTNKKPLKPGRVVASRYSQIGTNQSNGNLSASEARKRSLPDNEKEDVNKRRASRGNGACQRMDSGRVKKKWEIPIEVVVYKGDDEGESPPTVSTVADVLPKIRTVRSVAETPRDSGAAKRVADLVGKKPYFCIEEAEAGDSVCQALSFAGEDGEE, encoded by the coding sequence ATGAGTAGTCTTCTTCAATACCCAGATGAGGTTGATGCCCCAGAAGTTCAAATATGGAACAATGCAGCGTTTGATAATGGAGAATCAGAGGATTCTTTGAATCTTAAGTCTTCTTGGTGGACTCAAAGTCTTGAATCCAATGCAAGTAAAGAGAATCTTAGCCCAGTTTGTGAAAAATCATCTCCTGTTTTTGTCAATTCTTCAAACCCCACCAAGCCACTTCAATCAAATACCAATCTAGTTAACTCACTCGGGGGTAGTTCTTTGAAGATTGGGGTTTCAAAGATGGTGGCAAAGAATGAAGAGATCAAGAATCGTGATGAGAAAAAGATTGATATGGAGATTGAAGAGATTGAGAGAGAGATTAAGCGTTTATCTTCAAGACTTGAAGCACTTAGGCTTGAAAAGGTAGAGAGGAATACATCAAAGACTATTGAGAAGAGAGGGAGGATTGTGGCTGCAAAATTTATGGATCAGAAACAGAGTGTCAAGATTGAGGAACCGTTGATCCCAAGTTCTAAATCGAAGATTAATAGAAGAGGAGTCAGTTTAGGGCCAAGTGAGATTTTATCCGGATCCAAATCAAGGTTATTCTGTGGGAAACAAGAAATGAACACTCCTGTTTCGATTCAGAATCGGCGGAAATCTTGTTTTTGGAAGCTTGAAGAGATTGATGAATTAAAGGCAActaaagagagaggaaaaagcTTGAGTGTTAGTCCAAGATCACGAAAAAATGTGTCCAAGATTCAATTTCCTAAACAGGCTGTTACTACTGTGGGGTCTAGAAGATCAGTGAAGAAAGAAGATGGGATTATTGCTTCAATTCAGCCAAAGAATCTATTCAAAGATGGAGAAAAATCTGTTACTAATAAGAAACCCTTGAAGCCCGGACGGGTGGTGGCTAGTAGGTATAGTCAGATTGGAACAAATCAGTCTAATGGGAATCTAAGTGCTAGCGAGGCTCGAAAGAGGTCTTTGCCGGATAATGAGAAGGAAGATGTTAATAAGAGGAGGGCTTCGCGAGGAAATGGGGCGTGTCAGAGAATGGACAGTGGTAGAGTGAAGAAGAAGTGGGAGATTCCAATTGAAGTAGTGGTGTATAAGGGTGACGATGAAGGCGAATCTCCGCCGACAGTTTCTACAGTGGCTGATGTGTTGCCAAAGATTAGGACTGTCAGGAGTGTTGCCGAGACTCCAAGGGATTCAGGTGCTGCGAAAAGAGTGGCTGATTTGGTTGGGAAGAAACCATACTTTTGCATCGAGGAGGCTGAAGCAGGGGACTCTGTTTGTCAGGCTCTGAGTTTTGCAGGAGAGGATGGCGAGGAATAA